From the Mycoplasma putrefaciens KS1 genome, the window GTAGTTTTTGCAATTCACTCAAATTATGATGCAAGCATTTATCAAAGCTTAACTGATTTAATTAATCAAATCCAAGAAGTTAAAAAGTTTAAAAAGTTTGGTAATGATCATGAATCAAATAGCTTTCTTTTTAAAAATGAACTAAAAATAGTTGATCTAATCAATAAACTAGCAGAGATCTTTAATTGCGATTTAATTAGGTTTAATTGCAAACTTGATTTAGATCAAAAAACTAAACGTGTTTATCTAACAACAGGATCAGGAGCTTCAACAATGATTGATCAGTCATTAAAAGATTGTGTTTTTATTACTGGTGAAGTTAAGTGAAATGAATGAATTTATGCTAATGATAATCATGTTAGTTTAATTGAAATTGGTCATTACATGGAAAATTATTTTGTTGATGATCTTAAAAATAAGTTAGATAATAAGTTTAACCAACTTGAAGTATTGACTTATGATGTTAAAAACCAGTTTGTTACTTGAAAGAAGGTCTAGCAATGAAATTTACTGATTTTGGATTTAAAAAATATATTAATGATACTTTACAAGAAATAGAATTTATTTATCCTACTTCAATTCAGCAAAAAGTGATTCCCTTATTTAAAAAACGTCAAAACATCATTGCTTTAGCTCATACAGGAACTGGTAAAACTCACAGTTTTTTACTTCCAATTCTAAATAACTTAGATCTAGATCTTTTAAAAACAAAACAACACGTTCAAGCTGTAATTATTACTCCTACTAGAGAACTTGCAAAACAAATCTATTTGAACATTCAACAGTTTGCTAAACTTAATCCGAAAATTACTTATGCGATGTTTATTGGTGGAGAAGATATTAATAAAAACCTTGAACAACTAAAAAAAGCTCAACCAGCAATTGTAATTGGAACTCCTGGTAGGTTAAAAGAATTATATGATCAAAACCAACTAAGACTAACTACAGCAAGTTATTTGGTAATTGATGAGTGTGATATGATTTTTGATTTGGGATTTATTGAAGATGTTGATTATTTAATTTCAAAAATGAACAACAACCCAACGATTGGAATTTTTAGTGCCACAATCAATAAACAACTAAAAAACTTCGCTAGTAAATACTTAAAAAATGTCATTTTAATTGATGATAGCAAAAAACAATTAGCAACCAAAAACGTTAGACACATTCTAATTGATACTAAAAATCGTGAAATTGAAGAAAGTCTAATTAAAATCATTAATTCTATTAACCCATTTTTATGTCTGATCTTTGTTAATCAAAAAGATCAAATAGCTAATATTGTTAAAATATTACATACTAATAAGATTTTAAGAGTTGGTGAGCTTCATGGTGATTTACAACCAAGAACCAGAATGACAATGCTTAAAAAAATTAAAAACCATGAATATAAATATGTAGTTGCCACTGATGTTGCTAGTCGTGGAGTTGATATTACTGGAGTTAGTCACGTGATCTCAATTGATCTTCCTAAAGATTTAAATTATTATATTCATCGTTCAGGTCGCACTGGAAGAAACAAACTAACTGGAATCAGTTATGTAATCTATAATTTAAAAAATCAAGAACAAATCAAACAATTAATTAAAAAAGGGATTAACTTTGAAGTTCAAAAACTAGTTGATGATCAACTAGTTGATATTACTAGTTCAAAACCTACTAAAAAAATAACTTATCAGAATCTAGATCTAGAATCAAAACAAGTAATTAATAAATATCAAAATCAAAAAGTTAAACCAAATTATCGTAAAAAGCGTAAACAAGAACTTGAAAAGATTAAACAAAAGATTAGACGTCAACATATTAAAGAAAATATCGAAAAGATTAAAAAACAAAAATACAAAAAAAGAAGACAAGAATTGTTTGATTAAAAAAGTTTAATTAAGTTAGTCTAACTTGAGTTAATAAATTAAAAGATTCTTAGCAGATTAACTTAAGATTGTTAAAATTGCGTTACTTTTGAAAAAAATATAAAATTATATTGAATGAATTTATTAGTTATATGATAGCTAAAACTTTAGTTAGTATAATTGGTTTTAATAAAAATTGTCTTGTAAAGGAGAGAGATTGTGCTTATTAAAAAGAAGAAAAATAAAACCTTGCTACTTTTATTAAGCTCAGCTATTGGTTCATCAGTTATTTTAACTTCAGTTGTTTATAGTGCAACTACTGATGGTTCATTGGCAAAAATTACTTCTACAATCGGAGCAACTGATGCTGAACTGCAACCAGTTAATGGTAATGTGAATGTTCATGTTGCAGCCAGAGATAATAACCTTGATAAAATTCCTAAAGAAGAACTAGAAAAACCCGAACCAATTAGAAAACAAGAAGCGGATGTAATTCCTGCTCCAGAAATTCCACGAGTAATTGAAAACGAAACTACACCAAAACCAGAAATTGAACCAGGCGAATATGAAACAACTGTTGAAATTGCTGGAAGAAGAGTTAGAGCTGTTGTTAGAGGAAGACCGGCTTTTGTACCAACTCAATTTGACAAAGATAATCACATATCAAATCCTAGCGGATATCAAAATATCACAGTAGAAAGAATAGTTAGTGTTACTGTTACTGATGAATTAAGAGAAGCTGTTAGAAATAATGCGATTAGTGGAGAAGCCGGATTGCTTAATGACAGTGCTTTTAAAGTAATTACTGATAGTTTTAATCGTGGTGATAGTGCTGAAACTGTTGGTGGAATCTTAAGAAATAATAAAGCAACTTGAGAAAATATCGTGCAAAGATTTGGTAAATTATTTGATTCAGATAACGTAAAAAACTTTTTAAACCAGCAAGCACAAGCTGAGTATCCTCAAAAAATCAGAGAATTTAAAACAAAAGAAGAAAAATACGCCTGATTATTAAAAAACTTAGATAAGACTAAATTTACAACAATTGGTCCAAGAGCTGAAGCCTTTTTAAAAGAAGGATATGCTCTTGATCCTAGAAATGCCTTTATTAATGAAAACGGGGTAATTGATTCTTATGGATACAATATTCCTGATAAATACAATACAGTAACAAGCAGAATAACTAGAGATAACCTTGAAAAAAGAGTCTTTGGATATAACTCACAATATACAAGATCTTCTGATGATATTAGAAATGGTACTTATCCAGGATGAAAAAAAGAAAAAGTTGATCTAAATAGTGATCCAACATTCAAAAAATATGACATTGAGCAAGATTCTGGAATAAATGTTTTTAGATTAAAAAGAGAAGATGAGATTAATGATCCTAATTTATTAAAAGAAGGAATTGTTGTTGAAATTGATGCTGCAAATTCTAAAGGTTATGCAAGAACTAAAGAATTAATTGAAAAATTTAAACAAGATAAAGTTACAATCACATCTTATAGAATTTTTAATATGGGTGAATCTGATGGGGGACAAAAATTTAAAGATATTTTAAAAGAACTTCCTGATGAACTACCACAATTAGAGTTATTTTTCTCTGATAGACAAACTAACACTTCAAGTTTAATAGCTTTAGAAAATAAAAAGATCAAAGAATTATCATTATACACAACAGGAAACTCTTTAAGAGAATCTTGATCAATCAACCCTTGAGCTTTGAAAAATACTTCATTTATTAATACTTTAGATTACAACGTAAGCAGAGACTATGCAAGTAATTTAAAAATAGCTACAAGAATCACATTTGACACTATTGCTTTTGATGAAGAAGACTATGATTATGCAAATAAAGGTTTTGAAAGAATTAATTTGGGTCTAAGAATGGTTTACTATGCAAGAAATAATGAACCAATCTTTCAAGGAAGACATGGTCCAGGTTTAGATCCTGATCAGAAACAAGGTGATAATAGTTATCCAACTGGACTAGATTTTTCAAGAGTTACAAAAATAAAATCTTTAAGAGGTTTACAATTTAGCGATTCACAAAATCATACAAATAAATCTAGACTAATAAAAAGATTAACTTTATTTAATAACGATGAAGCATTTGCAATTTCATCAAATGAGTTAAATAACGCAAATCTACAACATCTAGACACAACTAATCCAATGGAAAGACCAAAGATATTATTTAGTAATGGTAATGTTACAAAAAGAATTAAGATAACAGATAGTAATCTATTAAATGAACAAGGAAAAGAAAATTTAAGAAAGTATTTTGATTTTAATGAAATGCTAAAATCTACACAGTCAATAGAAATTCCAACTGGTGCAACAGAGTTAAAAAATCAGTTAGAATCTTTAGGTTATAAAGTTCAAAATAATAGTTACAGATTTAGTTAATTCGTTAAATAGATAACTAGAAAGGAAAGGTTTATGAAACTATTAAATAAATTGTTAGCAGTAACTAGTATAGCATCAGTAACTATTCCAAGTTTGTTAGTAGTTGCATGTAGTAATGTAATTGAAGATAATAAGCCGTTATCAAAAGAAGATGTAAAAAATTTTATTAATTTTATAGATTCAGAAGAAAAATTAAAACAAGTTGCAGACTTTCATTTTATAAACCAATTTGGTCAATCAAAGAAGCTATCTGAGACACTACCAACTGAAATCCAGGCTAATCCTTCAAGTTTAAAAATTACTTTAAAAGATAAGAGATATAATGAAAATATTTTACTTTCTATAGAAAGTGCAACCACTGATAGAGGTGCAACTTCAAACATATCAAATGCAACTGGAACAGTTACTGTATTTATTAAATTTTTAAATAGAAAAGAAGCCAAAACAAAAACTAAAAAAATTATTTTAACCGGTCTTTCTAGAAATAATGGATTTAACCATCATGGAAGTCAAGAAGTTGATCCAACAGCTGCATTTGGTGGTGAAAATGGTATTATCAGTTATAATGCTATGTCTCAAGAAGAGCGTTTTAAGTATGATAATGATAAGTATGTTAAAGTTCTTGAGTCTATGTATAATCAACATGGTTTAAATAAAAATATTGATATTAAAGAAAAATTCGGTCTAAATTTTTCTGAAGTAGAAAAGCAAGAATTTGATAATTTAGCTAAAGACGTCAAATTTGATAGTTATTATAACGCTGCTTTAAAAGGATTTACACTTCCAGTTTATGAAGAAAGTAATGGCAAAAAAGAAAAGAAGCTAAAGATAAATGATGGCCCAGAAGTTAATAAAGGTCCTTCATTTACAGATTCTTTAGGTACTGATCATTTTAAATCAAATGG encodes:
- a CDS encoding Nif3-like dinuclear metal center hexameric protein produces the protein MQLVNIISYLDKKFSPKKAGSWDNSGLQVFSKKTFQPDFEVNKILVCLDLTNSCLDYAIQHKVNLIISRHPFIFNELAKEKTNPIKKEMIKKLVKHQIVVFAIHSNYDASIYQSLTDLINQIQEVKKFKKFGNDHESNSFLFKNELKIVDLINKLAEIFNCDLIRFNCKLDLDQKTKRVYLTTGSGASTMIDQSLKDCVFITGEVKWNEWIYANDNHVSLIEIGHYMENYFVDDLKNKLDNKFNQLEVLTYDVKNQFVTWKKV
- a CDS encoding DEAD/DEAH box helicase; translation: MKFTDFGFKKYINDTLQEIEFIYPTSIQQKVIPLFKKRQNIIALAHTGTGKTHSFLLPILNNLDLDLLKTKQHVQAVIITPTRELAKQIYLNIQQFAKLNPKITYAMFIGGEDINKNLEQLKKAQPAIVIGTPGRLKELYDQNQLRLTTASYLVIDECDMIFDLGFIEDVDYLISKMNNNPTIGIFSATINKQLKNFASKYLKNVILIDDSKKQLATKNVRHILIDTKNREIEESLIKIINSINPFLCLIFVNQKDQIANIVKILHTNKILRVGELHGDLQPRTRMTMLKKIKNHEYKYVVATDVASRGVDITGVSHVISIDLPKDLNYYIHRSGRTGRNKLTGISYVIYNLKNQEQIKQLIKKGINFEVQKLVDDQLVDITSSKPTKKITYQNLDLESKQVINKYQNQKVKPNYRKKRKQELEKIKQKIRRQHIKENIEKIKKQKYKKRRQELFD
- a CDS encoding putative immunoglobulin-blocking virulence protein, translated to MLIKKKKNKTLLLLLSSAIGSSVILTSVVYSATTDGSLAKITSTIGATDAELQPVNGNVNVHVAARDNNLDKIPKEELEKPEPIRKQEADVIPAPEIPRVIENETTPKPEIEPGEYETTVEIAGRRVRAVVRGRPAFVPTQFDKDNHISNPSGYQNITVERIVSVTVTDELREAVRNNAISGEAGLLNDSAFKVITDSFNRGDSAETVGGILRNNKATWENIVQRFGKLFDSDNVKNFLNQQAQAEYPQKIREFKTKEEKYAWLLKNLDKTKFTTIGPRAEAFLKEGYALDPRNAFINENGVIDSYGYNIPDKYNTVTSRITRDNLEKRVFGYNSQYTRSSDDIRNGTYPGWKKEKVDLNSDPTFKKYDIEQDSGINVFRLKREDEINDPNLLKEGIVVEIDAANSKGYARTKELIEKFKQDKVTITSYRIFNMGESDGGQKFKDILKELPDELPQLELFFSDRQTNTSSLIALENKKIKELSLYTTGNSLRESWSINPWALKNTSFINTLDYNVSRDYASNLKIATRITFDTIAFDEEDYDYANKGFERINLGLRMVYYARNNEPIFQGRHGPGLDPDQKQGDNSYPTGLDFSRVTKIKSLRGLQFSDSQNHTNKSRLIKRLTLFNNDEAFAISSNELNNANLQHLDTTNPMERPKILFSNGNVTKRIKITDSNLLNEQGKENLRKYFDFNEMLKSTQSIEIPTGATELKNQLESLGYKVQNNSYRFS